GCTCGCCAATTATTAGTATTGATGGAGCTTCGCGAAGTGACGATGGCCATTATTGGGATTATAAAATTAACAACGAGAAGCCTTACGATTCAGTAGTGGATATTGAATTGAGAAGCGGGGATACTATCTTTTTAGTTTACTCCCGATCCATCCAGCCACCAGATCAATTTGAGTAAAAATATGGACAGTATAAAATCAAAACCAGAAACGCCAAAGTCAGATATGAAAATTGAGCTGCTTGAAGATATTTTGGCCGAGCAGCAAGATTTACGGGAGGCAGTGGAAAAAAATTCAGACCGCTTGGATGAACTTTTGCATCATTCCAAAAAAGTTAATACTTGGATTTTTAGTCAGCGCATAAAAGGGTATTTGAAAATATTTATAATTATTATTCCCATTATTTTGGGGATTATCTATATTCCTCCGCTATTTGAAGATGTAGTTAATCGCTATAGGTCATTGCTTAATTCCTTTCCTGGCTTTGGCAGTATTCAGCCAAACGACCAAGTCAATGATAATCAGATTAATGACTTGATTAAAAATTTAAATATAAATCAATAGCGGCAAAAAGCCATATAAAAAACACCGCCCCCAAGGCGGTGTTTTTATATTTATTGCGTTAGGCTTTGCCTAAAGTCTTTTCTCCGGGCTCCCACTCAACCGGACACAAGTCGCCACTTTGTAAGGCTTCTAAAACACGTAAGGTTTCACCAACGCTGCGGCCGACATTGAGATCCGAAACTACAATGTATTTCAGTACGCCTTCCGGATCAATAATGAACGTTCCCCGCAAAGCAATCCCTTTATCCTTGATCAAAACATGATAGCTACGGCTTAAAGTGTGAGCTGTGTCAGCCAGAACTGGGAATTTGACCTCTTGTAAATCTTTTTCAAACCAAGCTTTATGAGAGTGAACTGAATCAGTTGAAGCGCCGATGACTACAGCATTTTTTTCTTTAAATTTATCTTCGTGCTTGGCGAAACCTTTAATTTCGGTTGGGCAAACAAAGGTAAAGTCCTCGGGATAGAAAAAAAGAACTATCCACTTGCCCTTATAGTCTTTAAGACCGACTTTTTTGACTACGCCGCCAACATAAGCGTCAAGGCTGAAATCAGGAGCCGGCTGGCCGACTTGGAAATCCGCCTCGTTGGCGTGGCATTTACATTGATGATGCATAATTCATATTATTAATAATAATTTGATATATCATTATAGCGCAGTCGCACAAGTTGCGCAAGGCTATCAGATATTGTTTTAAAAGCGGCCTATCTGTGATATACTTATAGTTGATTATGGAGAAAAAAACGGTCAATTTGTTAACCTTCTTTTTTATTTTCGCGATATTTGCGCTGTTTTTTATTTTTATTTTTTCTAGATTTTCGGATAAAAAAGTGCAAGATTATATTTTCACTATTAGCAAATGTTGGTTTTTAGCTGAAGAGCAATGTGTTGCTAATCCGCACTGTGAAGTTATTTATAAACCGGATGAAGACGGAACTGATCCTGTGTTTGAATCATGTATCTATATTCCTGAATCACGCATTAGCACCAACCTAGAGGCTCGTGAACTATGCCTCACAACCGGTGGCCAATGGGAGACGAATAAATTTGGATCATTTTGCCAATGTAATCCCCAAGTCACGCAAACCGCCTGGGACAAGGAATTGGGTTGTACCCCTATGCTGAAATAAAATGAACGAATTAATTACTAACTTGAAAGATTTAGATAAAAAAATCTCTCATGCGCGGAGGTTACTTTGACCTTGAGGGGTTAAAGCAAAGGTTAGTAAAGTTTGAGCAAGAGATGGCGGCTCCGGATTTTTGGCAAGATCAATCTCGGGCGGCTAAAGTAAGTCAGGAAGCAGAGCACCTTAAGCAAGATATTCTTGCTTGGGATAATTTAAGCAGTGAAATTGAATCGGCTAAAAGCCTGGCCGAAGAATTAGCTGAGGCTGATGATCATAGTTTAGAAAAAGAACTTAACCGTAAATATCAGGAATTGCTCAAGCAATATCAAGAACGCGAGTTCTTTTTATTGTTTTCCGGAAAGCATGATAAGTCTGATGCGGTATTAACTATCCATGCTGGCACCGGCGGAACTGAAGCCCAAGATTGGACCGAGATGTTAATGAGGATGTATTTGCGCTTTTGTGAAAAGCGGGGGTGGGCAACAACAGTGATAGATGAGGCACGAGGTAATGAAGCTGGGGTCAAGCGCGTATCAATTGAAGTTAGCGGCCGGTATGCCTTTGGGCATCTTAAAGCCGAAGCCGGCACACATCGGTTGGTGCGCATTTCGCCTTTTGACGCCGAGAAAATGCGTCACACCTCTTTTGCTTTGGTTGAAGTAGTGCCAATTTTTCCCGAGTTGACCGACGAAGATGTAGTAATTAAGGATGAAGATTTACGCGTTGATGTGTTTCGTTCTTCCGGCAAGGGCGGCCAAAGCGTTAATACTACCGACTCGGCGGTGCGCATGGTGCACGTACCAACCGGCATTACGGTTAGTTGCCAAAATGAGCGTTCTCAAGCCCAAAATAAGGCGACCGCGCTTAAGATCTTGAAATCTAAGCTATTTTTACGTAAGATGGAGGAGCGCCAAAAAGAGCAGGACAGCGCTCGGGGCGAAGTATTACCGGCGGCGTGGGGCAATCAAATACGTTCATACGTCCTTCACCCGTACCATATGGTCAAAGATCACCGCACAAATTTTGAGACGTCTAATCCTGGCGTGGTGCTGGACGGTGATTTGGATAACTTTATTAAAGCTTATTTAGAGCATAGCGTTAAAGCTAATGAAAGTAACAATTAGAAAAGCTAAAAAATCAGACGCCACGGGAGTCGGCAAGCTCCTATTCAGTTTCATGAATATAAAAAACGCGGCTGAAGGTCGCCGGCTGTTTTTAAATGAGCTTACTAAGGGAAATAAATATTTGATAGCTTCGGTTGGTCAAGATTTGATAGGCTTGATTAGTTACAAAAAACATGGGCGCCCAAAACATGGTTTAGCTGAACTTGATCATATTGTGGTATTGCCAAAATGGCGAGGACAGGGGGTTGCCCGCAAGCTTGTTGGCGTCTTGGAAAAAGAGCTAAAACAAGAATATCGTCGATCTGGCGCCAAGCTGCGAAAATTATTTTTATTAACCCGTTATAACAACAAACTCGCTCAAACGTTTTATAAGAAAGTGGGATTTAAAGTTGACGCGGCGCTTAAACATCATTTCTACCCGGGACAAGACGAATGGATGTTTTCTAAATTTTTTCACAAACCTAAAGCTAGGAAAAAATAANNNNNNNNNNNNNNNNNNNNNNNNNNNNNNNNNNNNNNNNNNNNNNNNNNNNNNNNNNNNNNNNNNNNATTGGCTACGTTGGAAGAAAAGACATTTACCCGGTCCTTATTGGCGGGTTGAAGCGTTTGGAGTATCGCGGTTATGACTCGGCCGGACTTGCGATTATTAATGAAGGCGAGCTGGATGTGACTAAGGCAGTTGGGCGAATATCAAATTTAGAAAAGGTTACCAAAAGTAAAAAATATACCGGTACAACTGGTATTGCTCACACCCGTTGGGCAACGCATGGAGAAGTGAATGAAACCAATGCCCATCCGCATTACGGACCGGAGAAAAGAGTGGCGTTAATTCACAACGGCATCATTGAAAATTACCGAGTTTTAAAAGAGTTATTGTCGAAAGAAGGTCACACTTTTTACTCTGGCACCGACACGGAAGTTTTAGCCCACTTAATTGAGAAACATTTAAAGCATACTCCAAGCCTAGAAGAAGCCGTGCGCCACGCTTTGCGTCAAGTGGAAGGTGCGTATGGTTTGGTAGTAATCAATAAGGACGAGCCAGATAAATTAGTGGTGGCCAAAAAAGGTAGCCCGCTTGTGATTGGCATTGGTCAAGATGATTACATTATCGCATCCGACGCCACGCCGGTTTTAGAATACACTAATAAAGTGATTTATTTAGATGACGGGGAATTGGCAGTAGTAACACCTCAAGGACATCGTATTTTCAATTTAGAAAACGAAGACATTGATAAGGAAGTAGACGAATTGGAGTGGGACTTGGAACAAGCAGAAAAGGGCGGTTATGACACATTTATGCTTAAAGAAATTTATGAACAACCAGAATCACTAACCAACACTATGCGTGGCCGGTTGAATTTGGAAGATGGGTTAGTCAAGTTGGGCGGCTTGGAGCAAGTCAATCAACAGTTGCAATATATTGAACGAATTATTTTTGTGGGCATGGGAACCGCTAGTTACTCGGCAGTGGCAGGGCGTTTAATGTTGGAAGAATATGCCGGGATCCAAGCTGATGTTGAAAAAGGGTCGGAATTAAGATACCGCAAGGTTGTGGCTGACCCTAAAAACACCGCCGGAATTTTTATCAGCCAATCTGGCGAGACGGCTGACGTTATCGCGCCGCTGGAAGAATTTAAGCGCAAGGGTATTTTGACTATCGGTATTGTTAATTGTGTGGGCTCAGCGATAGCTAGGTTGTCAGATGCTGGAGTTTATAATCACGCGGGTCCAGAAATTGGTGTGGCTTCAACTAAAGCATATACAAGCCAACTGACGGTTTTGGCAATGCTGACTGTTTTGCTAGGTCGGCAACGGGAAATGTCTCACATTATGGGCAAGCGCATCGTCGAGGAATTGTACAAAATGCCGGAGCTGGTAAAACAATTCTTAGGCAGTGAAGCAAAAAAGATTGAAAAAATTGCCAAAAAATATCATAAGACAGAAAAAATGATTACGCTGGGCCGAAAGTATAATTTTTCTACC
This genomic stretch from Candidatus Buchananbacteria bacterium CG10_big_fil_rev_8_21_14_0_10_42_9 harbors:
- a CDS encoding peptide chain release factor 2, coding for MRGGYFDLEGLKQRLVKFEQEMAAPDFWQDQSRAAKVSQEAEHLKQDILAWDNLSSEIESAKSLAEELAEADDHSLEKELNRKYQELLKQYQEREFFLLFSGKHDKSDAVLTIHAGTGGTEAQDWTEMLMRMYLRFCEKRGWATTVIDEARGNEAGVKRVSIEVSGRYAFGHLKAEAGTHRLVRISPFDAEKMRHTSFALVEVVPIFPELTDEDVVIKDEDLRVDVFRSSGKGGQSVNTTDSAVRMVHVPTGITVSCQNERSQAQNKATALKILKSKLFLRKMEERQKEQDSARGEVLPAAWGNQIRSYVLHPYHMVKDHRTNFETSNPGVVLDGDLDNFIKAYLEHSVKANESNN
- the glmS gene encoding glutamine--fructose-6-phosphate transaminase (isomerizing), whose translation is MGYVGRKDIYPVLIGGLKRLEYRGYDSAGLAIINEGELDVTKAVGRISNLEKVTKSKKYTGTTGIAHTRWATHGEVNETNAHPHYGPEKRVALIHNGIIENYRVLKELLSKEGHTFYSGTDTEVLAHLIEKHLKHTPSLEEAVRHALRQVEGAYGLVVINKDEPDKLVVAKKGSPLVIGIGQDDYIIASDATPVLEYTNKVIYLDDGELAVVTPQGHRIFNLENEDIDKEVDELEWDLEQAEKGGYDTFMLKEIYEQPESLTNTMRGRLNLEDGLVKLGGLEQVNQQLQYIERIIFVGMGTASYSAVAGRLMLEEYAGIQADVEKGSELRYRKVVADPKNTAGIFISQSGETADVIAPLEEFKRKGILTIGIVNCVGSAIARLSDAGVYNHAGPEIGVASTKAYTSQLTVLAMLTVLLGRQREMSHIMGKRIVEELYKMPELVKQFLGSEAKKIEKIAKKYHKTEKMITLGRKYNFSTALEAALKIKEIAYIHTFGEVAGELKHGPIALIDKDMPVLMIMPKDSVYEKNISSLEQIKARGGRIIVIATEGDKEIAKLANDVIYIPKSLEMLTPIIAAIPVQLFAYYLATLRGNDVDKPRNLAKSVTVE
- a CDS encoding thioredoxin peroxidase, giving the protein MHHQCKCHANEADFQVGQPAPDFSLDAYVGGVVKKVGLKDYKGKWIVLFFYPEDFTFVCPTEIKGFAKHEDKFKEKNAVVIGASTDSVHSHKAWFEKDLQEVKFPVLADTAHTLSRSYHVLIKDKGIALRGTFIIDPEGVLKYIVVSDLNVGRSVGETLRVLEALQSGDLCPVEWEPGEKTLGKA